A single genomic interval of Asinibacterium sp. OR53 harbors:
- a CDS encoding helix-turn-helix transcriptional regulator: protein MTQATLDIFQVIADPSRRQILSMLTKDSLTINSLAGNFDMSRPAVSKHIKILHNAGFISIEDVGRERYCMLKQEGFNELRDWINYFDKFWTTRLKKLETALNNKTK, encoded by the coding sequence ATGACACAAGCCACGCTTGACATTTTCCAGGTCATTGCCGATCCGAGCCGCAGGCAGATATTGAGTATGCTTACGAAGGACAGCTTGACCATCAACAGCCTGGCCGGAAATTTCGATATGAGCCGGCCGGCTGTTTCCAAACACATCAAAATATTGCATAACGCGGGCTTTATTTCCATAGAGGATGTGGGAAGGGAACGCTATTGCATGCTGAAGCAGGAGGGCTTTAATGAACTGCGTGACTGGATCAATTATTTCGACAAATTCTGGACAACCAGGCTCAAAAAACTGGAGACGGCATTGAATAACAAAACGAAATAG
- a CDS encoding type I glyceraldehyde-3-phosphate dehydrogenase — MRIAINGMGRIGRLLFRRLVMMPGVELVAVNDIMELYQLAYLLRYDSVYGPATFEIAVENNELIAAGKTIRFLREPAPAKLPWKALQVDLVLECTGKFLTKALASQHLEAGAGNVILSTTGAEDIPLSIYGFNQHQLNGDKHLISPGGCMTNCSTHLIYLMQSIGIESVHINVLHSYTSRQELVDGPHKDLRRGRAAAESIIPVPVDLGQSLERLFVLLKGCIYTITTRVPVANGALANFVFQMKEAVTAAQVNELFRQAAKREYKNIIQYTEDPLVSLDIKGNSHSAIIDGSLTTVTGRTVNLMAFFDNEYGYTSRVIDWVRFVGAGKL; from the coding sequence ATGAGAATAGCGATCAACGGAATGGGCAGGATTGGCCGGTTATTGTTCAGAAGATTGGTAATGATGCCTGGTGTAGAGTTAGTAGCAGTGAATGACATCATGGAACTGTATCAGTTGGCTTATTTACTCAGGTACGATTCGGTATATGGTCCGGCTACCTTTGAGATCGCAGTAGAAAACAACGAACTCATCGCTGCCGGTAAAACCATTCGCTTTTTGCGTGAACCTGCCCCGGCAAAACTGCCCTGGAAAGCATTGCAGGTTGATCTTGTTTTGGAGTGTACCGGTAAATTCCTGACGAAAGCCCTCGCATCTCAACACCTGGAAGCAGGAGCAGGGAACGTCATTTTGTCCACTACGGGTGCAGAAGATATTCCGCTCAGCATTTATGGATTCAATCAGCACCAACTGAATGGAGATAAACACCTGATTTCCCCCGGAGGCTGCATGACCAATTGCTCAACGCACCTGATCTATCTTATGCAATCCATCGGCATAGAATCGGTGCACATCAATGTGCTGCATTCATATACATCCAGGCAGGAACTGGTGGATGGTCCGCATAAAGATCTTCGCAGAGGCAGGGCTGCTGCCGAATCCATCATTCCCGTACCTGTTGACCTGGGACAATCTTTAGAGCGACTCTTTGTTCTGTTGAAAGGCTGCATCTATACCATTACTACCCGCGTACCGGTAGCGAACGGTGCACTGGCCAATTTTGTGTTCCAGATGAAAGAGGCGGTTACGGCAGCACAGGTGAATGAACTGTTCAGGCAGGCTGCTAAGCGGGAATACAAAAACATCATTCAGTACACCGAAGACCCATTGGTTTCACTCGATATCAAAGGCAATAGTCATTCAGCCATTATCGACGGGTCACTGACAACTGTAACAGGCCGCACCGTGAACCTGATGGCTTTCTTCGACAATGAATATGGCTATACTTCGCGGGTGATCGATTGGGTGCGTTTTGTTGGTGCGGGTAAGTTATAA
- a CDS encoding DUF488 domain-containing protein: MPSAQFTIKRVYEKPSAKDGYRVLVDRLWPRGMTKEAAHLDAWIKELAPSPALRKWFGHDPDRWRQFSKDYLKELNHSVTAASLVHELALHKKVTLVYAAQDTEHTHALVLLQFIQEELAHP, from the coding sequence ATGCCTTCTGCACAATTCACCATCAAAAGGGTATACGAAAAGCCTTCGGCCAAAGACGGTTACCGGGTGTTGGTTGACAGGCTCTGGCCGCGCGGCATGACCAAAGAAGCCGCACACCTCGATGCCTGGATCAAAGAACTGGCTCCCTCCCCTGCCTTGCGCAAATGGTTTGGTCACGATCCCGATCGCTGGAGGCAGTTCAGTAAAGACTACCTGAAAGAACTGAACCATTCTGTTACAGCAGCCTCACTGGTACATGAACTGGCCCTGCACAAGAAAGTAACCCTGGTATATGCTGCGCAGGACACAGAACATACCCATGCACTGGTGTTGCTGCAGTTTATCCAGGAAGAATTGGCACATCCTTAA